The Natator depressus isolate rNatDep1 chromosome 11, rNatDep2.hap1, whole genome shotgun sequence genome includes a window with the following:
- the RETREG2 gene encoding reticulophagy regulator 2 has product MAGGGRAEEAAGPEADAEAMERLAAALRQRLRGWEAALAAAQRLLVWERPLHSLVTAGGLGGALWLFSSTSLRPLFLLSISLLGILLLERWKPRFLFDFSAQPSEEPGGDSESMPAGAQPHLLSVPELCSCLAESWVTFRLYLQELLQYKRQNPAKFCVRVCSGCLILAMVGHYVPGIMISSIILLSILLWPLVVYHELIQRMYTRLEPVLMKLDYSMKAETLHLKHEKRKRQGKNEPMAGDEPMAETESESEAELSGYSPVVDVKKTALALAITDSELSDEEASILESGGFSVSRATTPQLTDVSEDLDQQSLHSEPEESFTKDLAEFPSVEEYHSRDLGPQSDDDAFGVPLGPELAHAAHELDSAEKEAVDSDLSVLHLASPLHFVNTHFNGNGQVVPSSTDPQTAAAPGLGICIDVLSEEIVATAITTVVQNTLSALLRSSEASEGPSLSEFLPTEPEEKLNFQAQLSETEVVGMEPAAPPEEEGEVDDFELLDQRELEQMDVEMGLGGEKEVQELPVAPVPVSELPKREDPEEAASLS; this is encoded by the exons ATGGCGGGCGGCGGCCGGGCGGAGGAGGCGGCCGGGCCCGAGGCGGACGCCGAGGCCATGGAGCGGTTGGCGGCGGCGCTGAGGCAGCGGCTGCGGGGCTGGGAGGCGGCGCTGGCGGCGGCGCAGCGGCTCCTGGTCTGGGAGAGGCCGCTGCACAGCCTGGTGACGGCCGGCGGGCTCGGGGGGGCCCTGTG GTTGTTTTCCTCCACTTCTCTGCGACCTCTCTTTCTCCTCAGCATCTCTCTGCTTGGAATTCTCTTGCTGGAGAGGTGGAAGCCCAGGTTCCTCTTTGACTTCTCTG CACAACCCTCGGAAGAGCCAGGAGGGGACAG TGAGAGTATGCCGGCCGGAGCACAGCCTCACCTTCTCAGTGTCCCCGAGCTGTGCTCTTGCCTGGCTGAGAGCTGGGTCACCTTCAGGTTGTACCTGCAGGAGCTGCTACAGTACAAGAGGCAAAACCCTGCCAAG TTCTGTGTGAGGGTCTGTTCGGGGTGCCTGATCCTGGCTATGGTCGGACACTATGTTCCAGGCATAATGATCTCCTCTATCATCT TGCTCAGCATTCTGCTCTGGCCATTGGTGGTTTACCATGAGTTGATACAGAGGATGTACACTCGGCTGGAACCTGTCCTGATGAAACTGGACTACAGTATGAAAGCAGAGACACTGCACCTGAAGCATGAGAAGAGAA AGCGCCAAGGAAAGAATGAACCCATGGCAGGCGATGAGCCAATGGCGGAGACGGAGAGTGAGAGTGAGGCGGAGCTGTCTGGCTACTCCCCAGTG GTGGATGTGAAGAAGACAGCACTAGCGCTGGCGATTACAGACTCCGAGCTCTCTGACGAGGAGGCTTCCATCCTGGAGAGCGGGGGCTTCTCTGTTTCCAGGGCCACCACCCCGCAGCTGACTGATGTGTCTGAAG ACCTGGATCAGCAGAGCCTGCACAGTGAGCCGGAGGAGTCCTTCACCAAGGACCTGGCAGAGTTCCCCTCCGTGGAAGAGTATCATTCCAGAGACCTGGGGCCACAAAGCGACGATGATGCCTTTGGGGTGCCGCTGGGCCCCGAGCTTGCCCATGCTGCCCACGAGCTGGACTCTGCGGAAAAGGAAGCTGTGGACTCTGACCTCTCCGTTCTCCATCTAGCTTCTCCTCTCCATTTTGTAAATACACACTTCAATGGGAACGGGCAAGTGGTGCCAAGCAGCACAGATCCGCAGACTGCTGCTGCCCCCGGCCTGGGCATCTGCATCGATGTGCTAAGTGAGGAGATTGTTGCCACTGCGATTACTACGGTGGTGCAGAACACCCTCTCGGCCCTGCTGCGCTCCTCTGAAGCTAGTGAGGGGCCTTCCCTCTCCGAGTTCCTGCCCACTGAGCCCGAAGAGAAACTGAACTTCCAGGCGCAGCTATCAGAGACCGAGGTGGTGGGGATGGAGCCTGCAGCTcccccagaggaggagggggaagtggaTGACTTTGAGCTACTGGATCAGAGGGAGCTGGAGCAAATGGATGTAGAGATGGGGCTtggaggagagaaggaagtgCAGGAATTGCCCGTCGCTCCGGTTCCAGTTTCCGAGCTGCCAAAGCGAGAGGATCCAGAGGAGGCCGCGTCTTTGTCTTAG
- the CNPPD1 gene encoding protein CNPPD1 — protein sequence MDLDGLLLDEEGAFSLSGFQEFTFLPGHQQLSERVRKRLYYGWDKDCSLDNLSSPVADIAVELLQKAAPSPIRRLQKKYVCHVSREACISPCSMMLALVYIERLRHRNPEYLQQISSSDLFLISMMVASKYLYDEGEEEEVFNDEWGAAGKVGVQTVNTLEMNFLRAIDWSLYTDPKELFEVLSWLEGCVAKRQGTQRGWFTYTDLCALLEQSLWQHALGQFYQQVVKLACLLGVMYLTGIAAVFASVTVVHQVVYMRSASPAALRPLLFPVDGGRPLCSGAPLAPCVTQLRDPALALPGPPSPSCSESSSLCPAENETVEEQRRPGGGVTATALYLWGSVLTALSYTEAPGSALQTGPRQEPPLGPTCLKLHRGCSTCERSNRTSPSSPFAPLAPFGLGLGPARPALRCSGCSASPSWGWHPFAAPSPQDWPDPLGLKQCSLEAAMNLGRIKTFIFPS from the exons ATGGATCTGGACGGGCTCCTGCTGGACGAGGAGGGGGCCTTCTCCCTGAGCGGCTTCCAGGAGTTCACG TTTCTTCCAGGGCACCAGCAGCTGAGCGAGAGGGTGCGGAAGCGCTTGTATTATGGCTGGGACAAAGACTGTAGCCTGGATAATCTCTCCAGCCCGGTGGCAG ACATCGCCGTCGAGTTGCTCCAGAAAGCCGCTCCCAGCCCCATCCGCAGGCTGCAGAAGAAATACGTTTGCCACGTGTCTCG GGAAGCCTGCATCTCGCCCTGCTCCATGATGCTGGCTCTGGTTTACATCGAGAGACTCCGGCACCGGAACCCCGAGTACCTACAGCAGATCTCCTCCTCGGACCTCTTCCTGATCTCCATG ATGGTTGCCAGCAAGTACCTGTATGacgaaggagaggaggaggaggtgttcAATGACGAATGGGGCGCAGCCGGCAAGGTGGGGGTGCAGACTGTGAACACGCTGGAGATGAACTTCCTGAGGGCCATT gactggagcctctACACTGACCCCAAGGAGCTGTTTGAAGTGCTGAGCTGGCTGGAAGGATG CGTGGCAAAGAGACAGGGCACCCAGCGTGGCTGGTTCACCTACACGGACCTGTGTGCCCTGCTGGAGCAGTCCCTCTGGCAGCATGCCCTGGGCCAGTTCTACCAGCAGGTGGTGAAG ctggcCTGCTTGCTGGGCGTGATGTACTTGACCGGCATTGCTGCAGTCTTCGCCTCCGTCACCGTGGTGCACCAGGTCGTGTATATGAGGAGTGCCAGCCCCGCTGCCCTCCGGCCTCTGCTGTTCCCCGTGGATGGTGGGCGCCCGCTGTGCTCTGGGGCACCCCTCGCCCCCTGTGTCACTCAGCTGCGAGACCCTGCGCTGGCGCTCCCtggccccccttccccctcctgctccgAGAGCAGCTCCCTTTGCCCGGCGGAGAACGAGACGGTGGAGGAGCAGCGCCGCCCTGGTGGCGGGGTGACGGCGACGGCACTGTACCTATGGGGCAGTGTGCTGACGGCACTGTCCTACACAGAGGCCCCAGGCTCTGCTCTGCAGACTGGTCCCCGGCAAGAGCCCCCTCTCGGCCCAACCTGCCTGAAACTCCACAGAGGGTGCAGCACCTGTGAGAGATCCAACCGCACGAGCCCCAGCAGCCCCTTCGCTCCGCTTGCCCCCTTTGGACTCGGCTTGGGCCCCGCTCGCCCGGCGCTCCGCTGCAGTGGCTGCTcggccagccccagctggggctggcatCCGttcgcagcccccagcccccaggactgGCCCGaccccctggggctgaagcagtgCTCCTTGGAGGCAGCCATGAATTTGGGCAGAATCAAGACATTCATCTTCCCCAGCTAG